GGATGCTCTCAAGGCACTAACGGCCACTTGCGGCCCAGACAGCGAGGACGCCAACGAAAAGGCGAGTTGACGCTGAAGGTTCCCTTCGGTCACGGGTCAGACTCAGCGCAGCAACCCAACTCAATCTAATAAAGAAAAGCCGCATAGCAGTGCTATGCAGCTTTTTGCTTGCTCTCAAGCCAGGTATCAGAAATCTACCTGAACCTGCAGCCACAGTTTGTCAGTGTCTGTGCTGAAATCATCAGCATCATAACTGGCATATTTCACCATCAAACCGACGTTTTTGTTAAGTTGTTTGGCAATAACCACATCAACTTCGTCACCGTAGTTCATATTGCCATCCTCAGCGTCAAAGTCATGATAAATCACACCAACCTTGGTGCCGAAAACATTGGTGAAGACCGAAACATAGCTGTCTTCGATACCATTGGCAGGCGTTACCAGGAACTTATCCGCAAACCCCTGAAACTTGTGCAGGGTTGCCAGTGGTGTCGAGAAGCTCACACCGTCGTCAGACTCCAGTACTTCCTGCCCTACTTTGGCAGTTACGCCTGCAGCCTGAATACCTAACTCAACGGTGTAGTAGTCAGCATCATAGCTGGCAGGATTATCGGCATAATCAGATTGTGTCGCATACTCAAGAGTATAGAGGAACTTGGTTTTGTCCCCCTGAGAACCATCGAGCCTGACACCATAGGTCTTGCTGGAAATGGCCGCCGCATCTTCGACATCAAGCAGATAAAGATAACCGGACAGGGTACCAATGCCGAGCCCTTTGTAACCAACATTGAAGATATTGGCATTGCTCTCCAGTTTGACATCTGCCGCAGGCGTTCCTGCACGGCCTTCATCAGGCCCAAAGATACGGTTCACATTATCGACATGCGCATACACAAACGTGGTGTCCGGCAAGGAGGTGTTGACAATGGTAACGCCATCATAAGTCTGCTCATTTTGACGCCAGCCCACACCACCAACAAAACGCTGGTTATCCAGGTTGATCCGTTGACGTCCGTATTTAATGGTCGTGTCACTGAAGCCACTGTAGGCAATCCAGGCCTGGTTGAGGGCGGTACCTTCCGGGTCAGCCACTACCGCATGATCCGTGTTGGTGCCGTGCAGATCATCATAGTTTTCACCACCGATGACCGTTACATC
The DNA window shown above is from Pseudomonadales bacterium and carries:
- a CDS encoding alginate export family protein, whose amino-acid sequence is MKRSKQKLSKSKLAAAVAAVALGASAVSFADGHGQQGNTLSDAITGGDVKLSFRYRYEDVDDDARPEEAHASTLKSRLTYTTKKYNDWQAQIEVDDVTVIGGENYDDLHGTNTDHAVVADPEGTALNQAWIAYSGFSDTTIKYGRQRINLDNQRFVGGVGWRQNEQTYDGVTIVNTSLPDTTFVYAHVDNVNRIFGPDEGRAGTPAADVKLESNANIFNVGYKGLGIGTLSGYLYLLDVEDAAAISSKTYGVRLDGSQGDKTKFLYTLEYATQSDYADNPASYDADYYTVELGIQAAGVTAKVGQEVLESDDGVSFSTPLATLHKFQGFADKFLVTPANGIEDSYVSVFTNVFGTKVGVIYHDFDAEDGNMNYGDEVDVVIAKQLNKNVGLMVKYASYDADDFSTDTDKLWLQVQVDF